gccagtccccgagggaccccgggtttatgaacccgacacttaaTGTGTTCATTTCTTAATTTCTTATGTCAGTTTCTCGAGGTTATAAAATTGGGAAATGACAATAATTATCAAACGCGCTCCTGCAGCATGATCTGTTTGTATGCATTTTTGCGATATCAGATGTTAGTGTTTGCTATCTTCCAGCTTAGTTCAACAAACTTCAATGATGATCAGCTTTTGTCAGATGCCAGAAGTCGACATGTTGTTTTAAAGCCCACTCTAAATATCTTTGATCATGCTTCGTGGTTAGAGCTAATATTTTCATCAGTGTTATTTATTCTCTTTTGTTCTTTCTTAGGTTCTGTGTGCAAATCCCAGGCGTTCTCCATCAAAGCACCCACCTCCAGCCACACTGCATCTAAATATTTTTGATCAGATATTTGTTTTTCATGCTTGTTTTCCATGCAAATTGAGTTATTCTGTGGTGCTTTCAAATTAAACCGCAAACCACTCACATTTTCCTTGTGGCTACAACAGGACGAAGGTCGATTGAGAGAAGCCTTGAACTTTGCCTTTTGGAGCTGTGTCTAACAGATGTGCTGCCTACTGGACCACAAATGCTTATGCCTTGATTAGTGTTGTACCTTGAAGTAGCTTGCCCTTCTAACTTGTTGTTTATAGTAATGTATAAAGGTTTGGGCGCATGTTTATATACCAGGCATGATTTTTTTACATACCACTTGGTGGGTATGTGTCTGAGCAACGActgtgtgtgtgctgatgttgAAAAAAACATTGCTGGAAAAAGTACGATTTTTTTATCTTCCTTTCTGCGTGACAAAGAATTTAACAAATCTTGTATGGTGCCTTTCATCATAGAATAACGCCCTTATCCCTACAGCCATGTATACGAACAAACAAATATTGAACCACAATAACTATAGTCACACTTTTCAATACCTTTGTTATCTAATCTTTTCTATATTTCTAACTGCAAATTCATTTTTTCTTGTCTCCAGGAAATTAATTTCCCTTCATACCTAAATAGGATATCTATATTGCTTGTCAACCAATCCCGATCTACCTAGTCAGAAATTTTAAAAAGGGAAAGCTAGCTGGCCAACAACCACGTCAgaatttaataaaaaaaacagaaaacCGGCTGGATAACAACCACGTCAGATTTTTTCTAAAAAGTAAAACCGGCAGAAGGCAGATCATAGAGGCGCACGCTAGGAAAACCGGCCCGTGGTTCGAGGCACAAGCGGTAGAATCATTCAACCGGGCGTTCGGGCGGGCGCAACCTGGAGGGGTCGGGTACTGAATATTATTTAGTACCGACAGTACCAACTAGCgcagtcatatatatatatattctctctctCATCAGGTCGATCGAGTTTGACCACTCGATCGCTCTCCTCTCCTGCAGGTAATAAGCAAAGGCTATCGATCAACTATGCATTGCCGGTCTGCCCGCCGCCCGTATGTGTATGTAGCTTGCCGGTGGCGCCCCCGGCTGTTGTGTTTTTCGCTTCCGCTGGCTTGGTTTGGACCGGACGTGCCTGTGTGTGCTGTATGTTCTACTCCACTTGGTTTCGCCGTGACATGCATGGCGTTGAGTGCGTGGCCGTACGTGCTTTGGTCTCGGTTAATTTGGTTGCTCAAGTTTGCTGTCTATTTGAAGTTGAGAAATAAAGAAGCGCTAGCTGAACTCCACTCATCTtctgctagctagctgctgctgtgCGTGCTCCAGTACGTAGCCTGCTGTCTCGTGTGCTGTGGTGTGACGTGTCATTTCTCAATTGTGTGTGACCTGAGACTGTTGTCATCCTATATACGTGTCAAGAATTGTATTTTATTACTTTATTGTTACTCACCATGTATATTCTTTTAAATAAAATATAAACAATCTGTGTGGTTTGTTTGTACAAGTATGGTACATGTATGGGCAAGCCCCTTTCCTTATTTGGCATGCATTGATACAGATCAACAGATGTGAGCTCACTAACCTATTTGGGATGCAGTGCATTAGCAGATTGacgattgtatatatatatatatatatatatatatatatatatatatatatatatatatatatatatatatatatatatatatatatatatatatatatatattagcagATGATTAGCATAGTTTATGCTATATTATTATATTTCAAAGTAAATTAAGGTTTAGTGGGATAAAAATAAATGCTATACGATACAATGGATTCATACAAAATATATATTATCTTGGTACCTTTTTTACTTCAATTCAACAGAACATTTTGGACGTAGACAACCAAACAAACACTATGCTCTGCCCGGTCTTCTGAAGTCAACCAAACAAGTGCAGTTTGCACCTCCACAGCCTATTATCCAGCTAGGGCCTGTTTCCTAGATACAAGTTAGGCTCCCCTCACCGGGCAACCAAACATGCTAATGGTGACCGACCATTTCCATGGTGGTACACACTAGCGGAGTAGTCGATGGGATTGGTTCCACAACATTGAGAATTCTTTTAGATAATGAAAAACAGTTTTGCTTCAAACTTCTTTAGAAAAGAAGCATCAGACCGAACGTATTACAAAACTCACATACCTCAAACTTTTACTTATTGCAAGCACTCTACTAGAGTCCAATACGAAAAGTAAAAAGCTAGCCATTAATTAGCCGTGAAGAAGATCGTTGCTATTGACTCCAAGGTTTTGCACACCATAAACATGCACTCCTTGTTGTCATCCGAGCTCATTGCAACAAATTTCATGACCTAtggatttattccaggatttaacaGCGCTATGCTTTCAATGGTAGGCGATGtctccgtcgacagcgaggcgcctgtggtgactttGTGAATCTTAAGATCTGTCGGCTCAGTCCTTCAGAGGTGCTTATAGGGGTAGtgtttgcgtacgtgtgttcataggggtgagtgtgcgtgcgtgttatGGGCGTCGACATTGTACTGTGTAATCATAAAAAAGAGTAACTGCAAAAAAGTTATCAGGGTGCATTATATTTTTCAAACACCGAGTCATTATAAGCCATATTGTCCAACACAGAGCTACAACTCCTATCAATAACTTGATTAAACAAATGGAGGGTATGTCTTCGTGGTTTAATTCCAAACACATAATACATAGCATGCCAAAGAAATTGGGCGTAAGGACACTCATAAAACAAATGTTGGATTCATTCATATTTGCTACAAGAGGAGCGTGTCTTGCTACTATTCCAGTTTCTCCCAGCAATGTTGTCTTATGTAAGAATTACCCCTTTCTTAAgaaaacaaaagttttttttatttttagagttACTTTCATACACCAAATTTTCTGTGTGACCTTTGAACCGTTATTGATTAGGTAAGTATACATAGATTTAACAGAGAAGGTGCCATTTTTATTGAGCGACCAAATAAATCTATCGCTATTCTCGTTTATCTACTAATACCAAAAAAACATGATGTTTTAGGATTTACAAGACAGATTAGTGTACAATTGAACTTTCTCATGTACTCCTATTTATTTTAGGGGTACATGTGAAAATTCAATTTTACCCCTAAAATAAATAGGGGTATTTATTAAAGGAAAGAATAAGCTACTAATTAAAAGAATGCGTGGACACATGCAAACTGTAATCTCAAGCTTATATGAGCCCCAAGAGGTAAAACATAAaatttttatgataaattttGAATCATAAAACATCAAGTTTTCTAAGACAGAGGGAAAACGTTAGCGTGGTTATTCTGCCTTCGTCCAACTCCAAGCAGCTGGGAAAAAATCGAGATCCACTCCCCTCCCCTACCCTCCCATCTCCTCACGCATGACTCCCCCCCACACAACTGGCGTGCACGCTCACGCTCACTCCAGGAGTCCATTCAGCCATGACCATCGTCGCTTGCCGGTGCTGCTCATCACCTGGGGGCACCCCCTCCACATGCCAAACGAGCATCTTGTGCCGCCACCATCCTCACCAGTCACTAGCCCTTGGCTCACCACTAGGCACCGCCATATTGAAGACCGGGGAGAAGACGAACCAATGTAATGCCCTCATCTCTACCCCATAGTTGCTAGCCCTTGCCGTTGAAGGCGATTATCTCACTAACGGCCAGGACGATAACGAGGAGTGCCAAGTCGCTGCCCACAAGGAGCATTGGATTCGCCAGACAAGACCAAGCTATAACCACACTTCATGTCACCGCCAACTGCATCTTGGCTATGTGTGATAATCGGTTATGATGATGGGAGCAATGCTACGTGGATCGAGCTACTTCTGCTGATGATCACCATGCATGAGTTGTTTCACTTCAGGCCATTTGACTGATGATTTTAATTTAGGATGTTTTTCTATAAGGAAAATTTGCTATAGGACATGGAAAGTGAAATCGTATTGCTAGCGGACCCAAAAAAAAGTTCGATTGGTCAATGGACACTCTATAAATGTATTAATTTCCTAAAAGACATTGTGTTTATTAAAATAATATCTTCTAGCGAAGCAGGAGAGAGGATAATTCCAAAATGACATCAAGTGCCCCTAGACCCACTGGTCAGGCCATATCTTCTTCTCTCTTTTCGTCGCCATGCCTCTTTCTAGCTACAGTTTACCCAAACTGATACTTCATCTCAGCATAGCGCCACAGCGGCGGTTGGGTGGCTGCAATGGTGGACATGCACCACCGCACACTGGTCTGACCTCAGTCCACATTTGACCAGGGCTCCCTGTTGGAATGTAATATGGCGTGTGGGCCTGCCTGGCCTCCCACAATGCCTATATATGTAAACGCTGATCATTCACAGTAATGCATCGAGTATTCCCTAATCTTACTCTTTCATGGTATCATGAGACGGTTCGTTTATTGCTTCCGCAAACCCTAATCGCGCTACCGCTGAACCCACGTTCGCCGGCCGATCGATCGCGCCGTCACAGAGCCCGTCCCGCTCGCCGGCCCCTCCCATCATCGCGCGCCGTCGCAGAGCACGTCTCGCTTGCCGGCCCGATCCCCCGCGCTACCCGACGTCGCTGTCTCGCGAAGTCGCGATCTGCCGCGTCGCTCACCGCGCTACGCGCGATCCGCCCGCCCACAGCGAAGTCGCGATCTGCCTGCATCCGCCTGCATACCTGAGACCGCGTCGTTCTACGCCGCGTGAACCCACTCCTGCTCGCCCTCTCCTATGGTGGAAACTGACGCCGAACGCCAGGCTCGCGAGGAGCGCGCCCGCAAGGCAGAGGCCGATCGCGTTGCGGCCCTCGACGCATACGAGGCCAAGTACGCCGCCGTCCACGCCGCGGCCATCGCCGTCCTCAACATCAAGGTCCTCGAGCCTCTGGTCTTGGATCACGCCGCCGACAACTATAACCGGCGGCGGTCCATGTTCCTCGTTGTCCTGGGCACGTATGCCCTAACGGACCACGTCCTCTTTATGACGTCGTCAACGCCGATCGACCAACGTGGGTGCAGATGAACTGCACCATGCTCACTTGGATCTACTGCACCATCCACGCCGATCTCCAATAGTCGACGATGAACCGCAAGCCAAACGCGCGCGGCGCGTGGACCTACCTTGAGAATGAGTTCCTTGACCAGCGCGAATCGCGCGCCCTACTGCTCTCGGCGGAGTTCCGCACGGTGAAACAAGGGTCGGCCTCCATCACCGACTTCTGTCGCTGTCTTGAAACGATGGCGGCAACCCTCAGCGACTTCTACGATCCGATCGGGGATCGGACCTTGGTCCTCACTCTCCTTTGCGGGCTCAATGGCAAGTTCCGGCCCATGGTCTCCAACCTCAAGATGCGGCAACCCTTCCCCACCTTTGAGGAGGCTCGCACGCTCCTCCTGCTCGAGGAGATCGACAACAACGACGTTGCTGCAAGCGAAGCCGCCGGGGCATCGGACCCGTCGGCATCCTCTGCGATAACCGCGCTCGTCACTACCCCGCGCCCTCCTGCTGGGCGCTCCTACGTAGGCTAGGGCCAGGGCGGCCAtgccggccacggccacggtggcTACGCTGGCCCCAGCCAGGGCAGCCAGGGCCAATGGGGCCAGGGCAGGCACGCTGGCCAGGGCGGCTCACAGCGCACTGGCCGTCGTCGCGGTCGCCGCGgccgcaaccagcagcagcaggtctCCAACACTGGAGGCGGCTCTCGCTCCCCGGCACCGTTCTACAACCCATGGACGGGCACCGTGCAGCTCTGGCCGTGTTCGCCGGGCGGTCCGGGGACGCCGTTTCGACCTCCGCCGGCTGCCTTCACTGCTGTTCCTCAGCTGCAATAGCAGTACATACAGCAGCCGTACGTGCAGCAGCCGTACACCCTCGGACCTCCTCCAGGGTTCGGCTATGGAGGACCATTgccgccacagcagcagcagcagtggacgCCCATGCAGGGCGCGTCCTAGGACCCGTCTGCCCTCGTCAGCAACTTCAACACCATGACGCTGACGCCCCCTTCATCGGCCGAGTGGTACGTTGACTCCGGCGCCGGTGCCCATATGGTCAACAACATTGGTATTCTTTCTACCTTTCACCATCCTTCGTCATCTAGTCCTTCATCTATCATTGTTGGTAACCGAGCTTTGCTTCCCGTTACATCTATTGGGTCACACTCATTCTCCACCACACAGCGTCCTCTTGTTCTTTTTGATGTTTTAGTGTCACCAAACATTATTAATAATTTGATTTTCGTACGTCGTTTTATCACTGATAATAATTGTTCCATTGAGTTTGACCCGTTTGGCCTCTCTGTGAAGGACCTTCAGACACAGAGCGTGATCGCCAGGTGCAATAGCACGGGTGACCTCTACCCGTTCTTCCCAGCACCATCCAGCACTCCCACTGCCCTCGCTACCACCGCGTCATCCACCTCACTCTGGCATCGTCGCCTTGGTCATCTCAGACATGTGGCTCTTTCCAAGCTTATTAGTTCCAATGCTATTTCATGTAATAAGCACCATATTGATCATGTTTGTCATGCCTGTCAACTAGGTCACCATGTGTGCCTACCTTTTAGTGTGTCACACTCTCGCGCTGCACATCCTTTCGATTTAATACATTGTGATCTTTGGTCTTCTCTAGTTGTTAGTGTGTTGGGCTATAAATATTATTTAGTCATTCTTGATGACTGCGCTCATTACACCAGGACGTTCCCATTACACCTCAAGTCCGATACTTTCAGTGTCCTTTCTAACTTTTTCTCATATGTGCGCACGCAGTTCGACTCCACCATCAAGGCAGTTCAGTGCGACAACGGCCGCGAGTTTGACCACTCCTCGGCCTGCACGTTCTTCCTCACTCATGGAGTCGTCTTTCGGATGTCGTGCCCATACACATCTCAGCAGAACGGACGTGCCGAGTGCACCCTTCGCACCGTGAACAACATCGTGCGGTCTCTTCTGTTTCAGGCCAGCCTTCCTCCAGTTTATTGGGCTGACTCACTCCACACTGCCACCTACCTTCTCAATCGTCACCCCACCAAAACCCTAGACGGCCGCACCCCTTTCTTCGCTCTTTACGGCACACAGCCTTCCTACACTCACCTTTGAGTTTTTGGCTGTGCCTGCTATCCCAACCTCCCGTCCACAGCTCCACATAAATTATCACCTCACTCCTCCTTGTGTGTTTTCCTCGGGTACTCATCCGATCACAAAGGATATCGATGTCTCGATCTTCATTCCAATTGGATCATTGTCTCCCGTCACGTGTATTCGACGAGACTTTGTTTCCGTTCTCCGAGATGTCCACCACCCCCCAGGACCCAAACACACTTGCGTTTTTGGATGATGCTGATGATTCCTCTTCACCTATGTGGCCAAGAGTTGTGCCTGTAGGTACTCGTCTCCCTGGTGGCATGGATGCCACACCTGGGACCCTTGGCGCCTCTCCCGCCAGCGGTGCGGTGCCTGACACGATGTCAGGTGCTACCACGGCGCCTTCACATGGCGCCCCTCCCACCGGTCCGGCTGGTGCTGCTGCCCCTATGGACTCAGCGTCCCTGGTTGTTGCCAGCGGCATGGATGGACCACCGGCCGCACCACCACGATGACTCCGGAGGCGATCGTTCCTGTCACTAATACGCACAGCATGCGCACCCGTGGCAAGGACGGTTTTCGGCAACCCATGGATCGCCTTAATCTCCACACGATGGCTGCGGCTACCACTCTAGTACCTTCGTCCGCCCGTGCCGCTCTTTTGGATCCGGCCTGGCGTCTTGCTATGCAGGCCGAGTTCGACACCTTGGAGGCAAACGACACCTAGACCTTGGTGCCTCACCCTCCTAGCATCAACCTTGTCACCGGCAAGTGGGTTTTTCGTCACAAGTTCAAGTCCGATGGCCCTCTTGACCGCTACAAAGCCCGGTGGGTGCTTCACGGTTTCACACAACGTCCGGGCATTGAATATGATGAGACCTTCAGTCCAGTTGTCAAGCCAGCAACCATCCAGATGGTACTCACTTTGGCTCTGTCTTGCTCCTGGCCGATTCACCAGCTTGATGTGAAGAATGTATTTCTTCATGGCACTTTGACTAAAACAGTCAACTGCGCACAGCCGACTAGGTTTGTCGACTCTTCCAAGCCCAATTATGTCTGTCGCCTGAACAAGTCACTCTATGGGTTGAAGTAAGCTCCTCGCGCTTGGCACAGTCGCTTCGCCTCTCACATTACCTCACTCGGGTTTGTTGAGGCCAAGTCCAACACGTCGCTGTTCATCTACTGCAAAGGTGCTGACATGGCTTTTCTTTTActgtatgttgatgacattgttcTCACTACGTCGTCTCCGAGTCTCCTCCATCAGATTATTGCAGCACTTCGCTAGGAATTCTCCATGACAGACATGGGGCCTCTTCACCATTTTCTGGGTGTCAGTGTTCAACGCAGAGGTGATAGTTTATTTCTCTCTCAGAGACAGTACATGTTGGACATTCTGGACCGTGCCGGTATGAGTCACTGCAAGCCAAGCAGCACTCCTGTGGACACTCACTCCAAGCTTTCTGCTGATGGTGTTTCAGTCGCTGATCCAAGTCAGTATCGCAGTCTTGCTGGGGCTCttcagtacctcaccttcacTAGACCAGACATTGTGTATGCTGATCAGCAAGTCTGCCTGTACATGCATGACCCCCGAGAACCTCATTTGAGCGCTCTGAAGCGCATTCTCCGGTACCTTCAAGGTACATTGGATCTCGGTCTACACCTCCACCCGGACCTCTCCAGCTGATCTCACTGTCTACACTGATGCAGATTGGGCGGGCTGTCCTGACACATGCAAATCCACCTCGGGTTATGTGGTGTATCTCGGGGACAATCTCATCTCCTGGTCGTCCAAGTGTCAGCCTACAGTGTCTCGGTCTAGTGCAAGCGGAGTATCGAGTAGTCGCGAATGGGGTCGCCGAAGCCTGCTGGTTGCGCCAACTTCTGATAGAGCTTCGCTGCCCACTCCGTCGTGCTACAGTGGTCTACTGCGATAATGTCAGCGCCgtttacctctccaccaacccagTTCAGCATCAGCGAACCAAGCATATTGAGATCGATCTGCACTTTGTTAGAGAAATAGTCACCCTCGGTGAAGTCCGCGTCCTGCACGTTCCCACTTCGTCCCAGTatgccgacatcttcaccaaaggtTTGCCGACGTCCGTGTTCACGGAATTTAGGTCTAGTCTCAATGTTAGCGGTCCTCCTAGTTCAGACTGCGGGGGAGTGTTGGAATGTAATATGGCGTGTGGGCCTGCCTGGCCTCCCACAATGCCTATATATGTAAACGCTGATCATTCACAGTAATGCATCGAGTATTCCCTAATCCGACTCTTTCACTCCCATTGCTGTAGATCGCATTGTTATTGCTGTGGCCTGTGGCTGTGATGCTTCAGCTTGGGGATCCAATCCACCAACCTCGACCGTGCGGTGGACATCGGGCCATGCGGTTGTAGGCCCGGTAGGTTGGCACTCGGTAGCCACTGGTGAGGATACAGAAACAAGCTATACtcctggttgggaaaccccttcagtcccggtttcccaaccgggagcacgaatccgggactaaagggccccctcctttagtcctggtttctcgcctaggactaaaggtccacctttagtcccggttggtaataccaaccggggctaaagaggcctcccggcttGGCCACGTGGGccagccctttagtcccggttggtattaccaaccgggactaaaggttttctttttttttctttttttgtttctattttcaattgatgattcattttgttttttgaataggttttcgaatacgcattctatgctgctaataatatatatattctacacgtttataatgttcgaacattttatacaaactaaagtatgaattctttgccttccattgcagcaattccagtgtggtacccaactttttctaccccgcatcacaagttgggtatagcaatttcttgtgatcctctaacatgcgctcgaacttgatcttctccttttcactttcgcattctctttgtgcgtcatgaatggcctgaccaagatcatcagcggactcatcttctgcccctacctcttcttcagcttcctccattgcagtatcattgaaggcaccatattcagcaataatgtcatcatcgtcccattgttcttcttcaccttcttccattacaaccccagtttctccgtgcttcgtccaacaaatatagtttggcatgaaatccgacttcaacaagtgtgaatgaagactccttgagctagcatattccttcaaattcttacatatggcacatgggcagcacatgaaaccgtcgcgtttgtttgcctcgaccacacgtaagaaagaatgcacgccctcaatgaactcttgggagcggcgatcagcattgtacatccaatgccggctcatctgcattacatgacatacataccatattaaatcctagagcataattagttaattatacgatatGCATGCCACAACAGAagatattaatttatgaaagtctcgctacaatgtagacaatcccaattaccactaaaaaaactaaagctaaaatgcacttcagcagcataaggatttcacaaccaatcccaactaaaacagacagatcatgcgtttgttcaacatctatgggcttcttccgcaggatcactgcctcatcagccgtcataaccgcctgtgcaagagagttttgcacgtgttcaacatactcttccttccaataccagcctgaacatccagtgccatcccattgaaattaaaacaaaaaattagaactttaatcacaatcatcatgaaaataagtataaattaaccataatcatcaaatgcgacaaaataactcacattgcgatccggacacttgtagaagatacgacccttgttgggacattccttcctcacctggtactccatcacaatcttctcctcacacttgccgcatgcaatgagagggaggtccagcctcagtcgctttggaacccgatgagaggccgaggatccagaagcagttgccatctactctctatactcatttttaatataatataaatttcttattttataaacaaataaaattaaaaaaactctaaaattccctatatctctaaaccatgaaatgtgctatgcatgctagaaatgaaagctgaatactagttttgaataactactttaacattccttcatccaaatatgcaaactttaaagtgattttgagcttaaatggcttacaaataaaaaaatccaccataaaaaaccacatatatctagtccataaaatgagatatgctactaatgaaacatgagagtataaagttggtaacctttagaaccgaagaatcgatggaggaatcgaagaaatcttgtgattactggcgatggggaagaagagaggccggcgatgaagcaagaacactgagctcgaagtggctcgggctcggggagaaagaaggggtatataggaggggacctttagtcccggttggagacagcaaccgggactaaagatcgctTTCTAATCCCGGACGGAGCCGCCAgacgggagtagacttttactcccggttggagagaccaaccgggagtaaaagttaacctttagtcccggttggtagctctaaCCAGGACTaagctaccaaccaggactaaaggtttctctagtcccgagcgtgaaaaataccggaactaaagctaaatttcgaagtggatccaaagtcgtttctctactagtgatgagAGAATCCCTGGGGACGGCACAAAAATCAGTCGAAGGCGGTGTGCTCCTAGTGTTTGGACATCTTGGCAACCTCTAGGCATTTGTTGTCAACCGTCCCTTCCATGTCTGGACGCTAGGTGTTGGACGTGGTGGCGACCTTCTCCAACGCACCGAGACATGGACGTCATGGGCCGCTTTCGTAGCAGCAATTTTCAGATCCATGCACGACTCCTGGTCGACGAATAGCTCATCTAGCTTGGTGTCCAGCTCGGCAAACTGCTTAGACCATCTCATCAATGATGAGTTTGGTTGGTGTCGGGGTTGATGATGTCGTAATATAATGATGTTGAAGATGGGTGAAGTAGCCATTGGGCGTAGGTGGACCAAGATGGGGGCAATCGGCACCAAGGTG
This sequence is a window from Miscanthus floridulus cultivar M001 chromosome 10, ASM1932011v1, whole genome shotgun sequence. Protein-coding genes within it:
- the LOC136488304 gene encoding uncharacterized protein; translated protein: MNRKPNARGAWTYLENEFLDQRESRALLLSAEFRTVKQGSASITDFCRCLETMAATLSDFYDPIGDRTLVLTLLCGLNGKFRPMVSNLKMRQPFPTFEEARTLLLLEEIDNNDVAASEAAGASDPSASSAITALVTTPRPPAGRSYVG